One genomic segment of Labrus bergylta chromosome 17, fLabBer1.1, whole genome shotgun sequence includes these proteins:
- the LOC109986322 gene encoding chondroitin sulfate proteoglycan 4-like, protein MAESSSQMLLLTKCKISVSLLTMGRFVADLFLLLLISTGQVYGASFYGDGYIHLRTVEASIQTLLHVRFRTSSQTGLLFLAAGRRDFLLLELISGRLQVRLDLGSGEHSLHSERGMHLNDLAWHYLELIHDHHTVNMTVDRNSHTSLHMPGPDLRLNVEDGLFVGGAAGLKQPNLLNISIGFRGCIDEAVFNEHNLLSTLRPYSGYKSVHEVSLGCSSQFSATVEDSVSFFSSKAFISLTPWEVQQEAVFECELQPSAREGDGMVLYSSGNKGEFVAIELRDGHLIATLGNGKGSMTELRSLTNVQRNPTWYPIKLHLLPHSVHLKVDEELVQANLSVELQVIQLNGPLFLGGLNKEARVEARRAGLMSDVPGGKLAGGGVSFKGCLREIRVNAKRTGLPNAVITKDITVGCLTQQTPDAVTTICPTDCQDFDVTTTQPTTYNKKNPNFFSLRKLEVVEGGRAPLEPKHIRVNLDLRKFGIHPAQLMFRIEGQPAHGQLRLDLSPYTDGILSDTQEERTLGAEEFDQTFSMLDLWQGRVMYVHSGSEDQHDFFMFSVFSNNKRKLPVFLKGNRLHRFDISISPVNDAPVLSLPEGNLFTVLEKSKRQLTTDVLRVLDPDSSSSELMLSSLGNLNTEAGHLEHQDYPGRAINLFSLNDLEDGKISFVHTGLSTSRLALRVSDGQKLSNTVVLRILAVRLELRVVNNTGLEMNQGEASVITTMNLAVQVNWANQAVEIRYDITELPQYGELQRLHSNGGWKSTTSFSQSLLKKERIRYVSTVHGLQTHHNITDRFKCKITVGAMATNEVVFPVMVRCIHFKVTRSKMEVNGVLSTAVTPENLHVISKGVRLNESDLYFRLLTLPKKGKLYLNNRVLKRRSTFSQQNITDGLVKYELFNRLHYGTRDTCSYQVFSKHANSTTYDFRINIKAELTVITVLNTGLSVLEGGGKVINKDILFTHTTGNLEVQYSVSVSPRHGQLRRINLSNSTSINNNIVMFTNQDIIEERIMYVHDDSETKQDSFTFQVMVNKPHKHTNKKEDRNTGEHMFNISVQLVNDQRPVRVVDKVFHVARYGQRLVTLSDLRYQDDDMDFDESWLVYTRRGIPMGELVLASDPSHKLYEFTQRDLEQKKVLFVHRGVSFGRFVLFISDGKHYVSTLMEVTAQDPYLQTENNTGLTVQKGGLITLTSANLSVFSNLDIRDPQEVTFEVFLPPKHGLLFFNDEDRESVAATDPITIFTQRDLSEGRLVYQHDGSQMLSDHFNVTARAKEKSTERRPERGRREVHLDIGVPVKIYLESHQRPPTVISNRPLLVTEGSNVSISRDTLEVVHEDSQPKQIFFFVQSHPTEGFLQRSSPDVKQQTYEGKQEHFYQNIREQQTNSFTQEDLNQGLIIYHHQAAGSVNDSVLLEATNGMTKVGPIRLEVDIIPIMIPLQVSDLTLDEGSSLPLTSDVIKVTNHHFSGMNFLYQVIVPPRHGHLEHSRIPGMPITAFTHTEVEREYISYIHDGSETQGDNFTIVANQTEIRKHSLPCTVHIHVTPVNDETPVVTTNKGLKVWMASVTEITHDELGAEDSDTPPEMLEFIITPPSNGHLALKSAPSRPILNFTQNHIQTGQLVFVHSGALSGGFQFQVNDGVNIAPRQIFSTTAHSLVLTLQRNRQMEVLPGSVTPISEQELKAVTNDVIDIRRNRSVVFAVTAPPKLGRLVQRLPDNSSLNISVFTQSMLNDGVIFYDQNKPQLVGWSAADSFSFTVSSPPAFLPPHTFSILISYQANEHHDDSKYKTRLLNNAGAVVAEGGRVMIDRSKLDASNLLGKVPESYRKDHVIMYRVISLPRHGALSLRGHNLNRNKPDFSQVTLNKFGITYIHDDSETISDSFTFRAWVAPLDVSSSLSALSTFPSSSSSSLSPPHSASSSSLSSFDILSQHHMKDSWAVTETFNITVTPVNDQPPLLRSRNPSMKVVVGERVVLGPDNLQVEDHDTPPEELHYLVISKPDNGYLTLGERPEPVTSFTQYDVNHNRLHFIQQGEPSAGVFYFNVTDGHHRPLYKLFSLEVIKPSVSVVNNTGLSLVQGKTAVILTTNQLAAQTNGRSRANITYTVTAHPRHGRIAINDHEVTTFWHEDLLFGRVVYHMTELSESEDSFQVLVSASSHGVDYGNVTAHMKVTVLPLIHLREQVRVPSGVAVKLGKAMMDASELARISRADPVFEVLSPPKHGKLVKITYDPNQPSEVLKSFTFRDVVQGRIAIEETLSDGDNQPNGNKSVLNTARGHAPATPLNDSFTFLLKAGNVQPAKGELHFAIFPHHQMHHGPSGSNKAESANREHTNRLPTHNKTTPTEGRGVGQEDPTTQGRVRVGVSPRILSPKNQNRTQHKHRHHSRWGNHTRSESNGNRSGTSAEGAGGDHSPAPQPKTPSLTHKHGPADPPDTQPVHVEVLPRPSSDPLLIILPLLACLLLIVILIVLILVFRRRKEKQARQRLLQQLAAGTQLTQDSPCLGRTERSVAMPSVVVTPLASASCPTSPRVPITPRRRSLAPGMTFWGPFDAEGAGDDGNVGGDLMNSKERYNIPLRTAVPAVQAGYKTSLGTGSPTPSLKRYQYWV, encoded by the exons ATGGCAGAATCAAGCAGCCAGATGTTGCTCTTAACTAAATGCAAGATTTCAGTGTCCTTACTAACAATGGGGAGATTTGTAGCtgatctgtttcttcttctgctgattTCCACAGGACAAGTTTATGGAG CGTCATTCTATGGTGATGGCTACATCCATCTACGGACAGTGGAAGCCTCCATTCAGACGCTGCTCCATGTACGTTTTCGAACCTCCAGTCAGACAGGGCTTCTTTTTTTGGCCGCTGGACGTAGAGACTTCTTGCTGCTGGAGCTGATATCTGGGCGTCTGCAG GTACGTCTGGACCTCGGATCAGGTGAACACTCATTACACTCAGAAAGGGGCATGCATCTTAATGACCTAGCATGGCACTACTTGGAGCTGATCCACGACCATCACACTGTAAATATGACCGTGGACCGAAACTCTCATACCAGCCTCCATATGCCAGGACCAGATCTGAGGCTCAATGTTGAGGATGGACTTTTTGTTGGCGGGGCAGCTGGACTCAAGCAACCAAATCTTCTCAACATTTCTATTGGATTTAGAGGTTGTATAGACGAAGCTGTGTTCAATGAACATAACTTGCTGTCCACTCTTAGGCCTTATTCTGGGTACAAGAGTGTTCATGAAGTCTCTCTGGGTTGTAGTTCACAGTTTTCTGCCACAGTAGAAGATTCTGTTAGTTTTTTCAGCTCCAAAGCCTTTATATCTCTCACACCATGGGAGGTCCAACAGGAGgctgtgtttgaatgtgaatTGCAGCCTTCTGCAAGAGAAGGAGATGGCATGGTGCTGTATAGCTCTGGGAACAAGGGAGAGTTTGTTGCCATAGAACTACGTGATGGTCACCTGATTGCAACACTAGGAAATGGAAAGGGGAGTATGACTGAGCTGCGTTCTCTAACAAATGTTCAGAGAAACCCCACCTGGTATCCCATTAAGCTGCACCTGCTGCCCCACAGTGTCCATCTTAAAGTGGATGAAGAATTGGTCCAGGCCAATCTGAGTGTTGAGCTGCAGGTCATCCAGCTCAATGGACCCCTTTTTCTCGGAGGACTGAACAAAGAAGCCCGTGTAGAAGCAAGGCGAGCTGGGTTGATGTCAGATGTACCTGGAGGGAAActggctgggggtggagtctccTTTAAAGGCTGCCTCCGAGAAATTAGGGTGAACGCTAAAAGAACAGGCCTACCTAATGCAGTCATCACCAAGGACATCACTGTGGGCTGTTTGACACAACAAACTCCAGATGCAGTGACAACCATTTGCCCAACAGATTGTCAAGACTTTGATGTAACAACTACTCAACCTACTACCTACAACAAGAAGAACCCTAACTTTTTTTCATTGAGAAAGCTTGAGGTGGTAGAGGGAGGCCGTGCACCACTTGAGCCAAAACACATAAGG GTAAATCTGGATTTGCGGAAATTTGGCATTCATCCAGCTCAGTTAATGTTCCGCATAGAGGGGCAGCCTGCACATGGCCAGCTCCGGTTGGACCTCAGTCCATACACTGATGGGATTCTAAGTGATACACAGGAGGAGAGGACTCTAGGAGCAGAAGAGTTTGATCAGACTTTCAGTATGTTGGACCTTTGGCAGGGCCGGGTGATGTACGTTCACAGTGGGTCAGAAGACCAGCATgacttcttcatgttttcagtCTTCTCCAACAATAAGAGGAAgcttcctgtgtttctgaaggGCAACCGCCTGCATCGGTTTGATATCAGCATCAGTCCTGTCAATGATGCACCTGTGCTCAGCCTCCCAGAGGGAAATCTTTTCACTGTTCTAGAAAAGTCCAAAAGACAG CTGACAACAGATGTGCTGAGAGTGTTGGACCCTGACAGCAGTTCTTCAGAACTGATGTTAAGCTCCCTCGGAAACCTCAACACTGAGGCTGGACACCTTGAGCACCAGGATTACCCTGGCAG GGCAATTAATTTGTTCTCTCTGAATGATCTTGAGGATGGTAAGATAAGCTTTGTCCACACTGGCCTCTCAACCTCGAGACTGGCACTTAGGGTCAGCGATGGACAGAAG TTAAGCAACACAGTTGTTTTGAGAATTTTGGCTGTGAGACTGGAACTCAGAGTGGTTAACAACACTGGACTGGAGATGAACCAAGGCGAAGCCTCCGTCATCACAACCATGAACCTCGCTGTACAAGTTAATTGGGCTAATCAGGCAGTGGAAATCCGCTATGACATCACAGAGTTGCCACAATATGGTGAGCTCCAGCGTTTGCACTCCAATGGCGGATGGAAATCAACAACCTCTTTCTCTCAGAGCCTTCTAAAGAAGGAACGGATCCGATATGTCAGCACTGTCCATGGCCTTCAGACTCATCACAACATCACTGATCGCTTCAAATGTAAAATCACGGTTGGTGCCATGGCCACCAATGAGGTTGTATTCCCAGTCATGGTTCGGTGTATCCACTTTAAGGTCACACGAAGCAAAATGGAGGTCAATGGTGTTCTAAGTACGGCGGTCACACCCGAAAACCTTCATGTGATTTCTAAGGGTGTCAGACTCAATGAGAGTGACCTTTACTTTAGACTGCTTACACTACCAAAGAAAGGGAAGCTGTACCTGAATAACAGAGTCCTGAAAAGGAGGTCTACCTTCAGCCAACAGAACATTACAGATGGCTTGGTGAAGTACGAGCTGTTCAACAGGTTACACTACGGTACAAGAGACACGTGTAGCTATCAGGTGTTTTCTAAACACGCAAACTCAACAACGTACGACTTCAGAATCAACATTAAAGCCGAGTTGACAGTCATCACAGTTTTGAACACAGGCCTTTCAGTCctggaaggaggaggaaaagtcATCAATAAAGATATTTTGTTCACTCACACAACAGGTAACCTGGAGGTTCAATACAGTGTCAGTGTGAGCCCCAGACATGGCCAGTTAAGGAGGATCAACCTCTCCAACTCCACttccatcaacaacaacattgtgATGTTCACAAATCAGGATATTATTGAGGAGAGGATCATGTATGTTCATGATGACAGTGAGACCAAGCAGGATTCCTTTACATTTCAAGTTATGGTCAACAAAccccacaaacacactaacaagAAGGAGGATAGAAACACAGGCGAACACATGTTTAATATCTCTGTGCAGCTTGTCAATGACCAGAGACCTGTCAGGGTTGTGGATAAAGTTTTCCATGTTGCCCGCTATGGGCAGAGGTTGGTCACGTTGAGTGACCTTCGTTACCAGGATGACGACATGGACTTTGATGAGAGTTGGTTGGTGTACACGCGGAGGGGAATTCCCATGGGTGAGCTGGTACTGGCCAGTGATCCAAGCCACAAGCTGTACGAGTTCACACAGCGGGACCTCGAGCAG aAAAAGGTGTTGTTTGTTCACAGAGGAGTGAGTTTTGGGCGATTTGTCCTTTTCATATCAGATGGGAAACATTACGTGTCAACACTGATGGAG GTGACTGCCCAGGATCCTTACCTTCAGACTGAGAACAACACAGGCCTTACTGTCCAGAAAGGGGGGCTTATAACTTTGACCTCAGCCAACCTCAGTGTCTTCAGCAACCTTGACATCCGAGACCCGCAGGAAGTGACATTTGAGGTCTTCCTTCCACCTAAACATGGTTTGCTCTTCTTCAATGATGAAGATCGTGAGAGTGTTGCAGCAACAGATCCAATTACGATATTCACCCAGAGAGATTTGTCAGAAGGGCGCCTAGTGTATCAACATGATGGCAGCCAAATGTTATCAGATCATTTTAATGTAACTGCAAGAGCAAAGGAGAAGAGCACAGAGAGGCGacctgagagagggaggagggaggtgcATCTTGACATTGGGGTGCCGGTAAAAATCTACCTGGAGAGTCACCAAAGACCACCAACAGTCATCAGTAACCGTCCATTGCTGGTGACTGAGGGAAGTAATGTCTCCATAAGCAGGGATACCTTAGAA GTGGTTCACGAGGACAGCCAGCccaaacagatattttttttcgTTCAAAGTCATCCCACCGAGGGTTTCCTCCAGAGGTCTTCCCCCGACGTCAAGCAACAAACCTACGAAGGCAAACAGGAGCACTTTTATCAA AACATCAGAGAGCAGCAAACAAACTCTTTTACTCAGGAGGATCTCAACCAGGGATTGATTATCTACCACCATCAGGCTGCAGGAAGTGTCAACGACTCTGTTCTTTTGGAGGCGACCAATGGGATGACAAAGGTCGGACCCATCAGGCTGGAGGTTGATATCATACCTATCATGATTCCTCTACAG GTATCTGACTTGACCCTTGATGAGGGGTCATCTCTGCCACTGACCTCAGATGTCATCAAGGTCACCAATCATCACTTCTCAGGGATGAACTTCCTGTACCAGGTCATAGTTCCACCGCGACACGGACACTTGGAGCACAGCCGGATCCCGGGAATGCCCATCACTGCCTTCACTCACACTGAG GTGGAACGAGAGTACATATCCTATATCCATGATGGCAGCGAGACGCAGGGAGACAACTTTACCATTGTAGCCAATCAGACGGAAATCAGGAAGCACAGTCTGCCCTGCACCGTTCACATCCACGTTACGCCTGTCAATGATGAGACTCCTGTTGTTACAACCAACAAAGGTCTGAAG GTGTGGATGGCTTCAGTGACAGAGATCACCCATGATGAACTTGGTGCAGAGGACTCAGATACTCCACCGGAGATGCTAGAGTTCATCATCACCCCACCCAGCAACGGCCATCTGGCACTGAAGAGCGCCCCCTCAAGACCGATCCTGAACTTTACTCAGAATCACATTCAAACTGGACAACTGGTGTTTGTGCACAGCG GTGCTTTGTCGGGTGGATTTCAATTTCAGGTAAACGATGGTGTGAATATCGCCCCTCGCCAGATCTTCAGCACAACCGCCCACTCTCTGGTCCTTACCCTGCAGAGAAATCGTCAGATGGAGGTCTTACCAG GCTCTGTGACCCCCATATCTGAGCAGGAGCTGAAGGCCGTAACTAATGATGTCATCGACATCAGGAGAAACCGCTCTGTGGTGTTTGCAGTGACAGCTCCTCCTAAACTGGGTCGCCTGGTCCAACGTTTGCCCGACAACTCTTCActcaacatttctgtttttacacaaagCATG ttGAATGATGGAGTAATCTTCTATGACCAGAACAAGCCACAGTTGGTGGGATGGTCAGCTGCAGACTCCTTCTCTTTCACTgtgtcctctcctcctgctttcCTTCCTCCGCACACCTTCAGCATCTTAATCTCCTACCAGGCCAACGAACATCACGACGACTCTAAATACAAGACCAGACTACTCAACAATGCAG GTGCTGTGGTGGCTGAGGGAGGCAGGGTGATGATTGACAGGTCGAAACTTGATGCCTCCAATCTCCTTGGTAAAGTTCCAGAATCCTATCGGAAAGACCACGTCATTATGTACAGAGTGATTTCCCTGCCCCGCCATGGGGCCCTGTCACTAAGAGGACACAACCTCAACAG GAATAAACCAGATTTCTCTCAGGTCACCCTAAACAAGTTTGGAATCACTTACATCCACGATGACTCAGAGACAATAAGCGACAGCTTCACCTTCCGTGCCTGGGTGGCTCCTTTGGATGTCTCGTCGTCTTTATCCGCTTTATCTACatttccctcttcttcctcctcctctttatccCCTCCCCATTCAGCATCATCGTCCTCCCTTTCGTCATTCGACATTCTTTCCCAGCATCATATGAAGGACAGCTGGGCGGTGACGGAGACGTTCAACATCACGGTGACACCGGTCAACGATCAGCCGCCACTCCTCAGAAGCAGAAACCCCAGTATGAAGGTTGTAGTGGGAGAGAGAGTTGTTCTTGGACCGGACAATCTGCAG GTTGAGGATCATGACACCCCTCCAGAGGAGCTGCACTACCTTGTGATCAGTAAGCCCGACAACGGCTACCTGACGCTGGGAGAGAGACCAGAGCCAGTGACCTCTTTCACCCAGTATGATGTCAACCATAACCGGCTACACTTTATTCAGCAG GGTGAGCCCTCAGCTGGTGTTTTCTACTTCAATGTAACCGACGGTCATCATCGTCCACTTTACAAACTCTTTAGTCTAGAGGTGATAAAGCCCTCTGTCTCCGTGGTGAACAACACTGGCCTGTCATTGGTTCAAGGCAAGACTGCTGTGATCCTGACGACCAACCAGCTTGCGGCTCAAACCAATGGTCGCAGCAGGGCCAACATCACCTACACGGTCACAGCGCACCCTCGCCATGGACGCATCGCTATAAACGACCACGAAGTGACGACCTTCTGGCACGAGGACCTGCTGTTTGGCCGCGTAGTCTATCACATGACTGAACTCAGCGAATCGGAGGACAGCTTCCAAGTCTTGGTGTCGGCATCATCTCACGGTGTTGATTATGGAAATGTAACAGCACACATGAAGGTAACTGTGCTGCCTCTGATCCACCTGAGGGAGCAGGTTAGAGTGCCCAGCGGTGTCGCTGTGAAACTGGGGAAAGCCATGATGGATGCCTCTGAGCTGGCAAGAATCAGCCGAGCTGACCCTGTCTTTGAGGTTCTATCCCCACCAAAACATGGAAAGTTAGTCAAG atcaCCTACGACCCCAACCAACCCTCAGAGGTCCTGAAGTCATTTACCTTCAGAGATGTGGTGCAAGGCCGGATCGCCATTGAAGAGACTCTGAGTGACGGTGACAACCAGCCCAATGGGAACAAATCAGTACTCAACACAGCTCGAGGCCACGCCCCCGCCACGCCTCTGAATGACTCTTTCACATTTCTCCTGAAAGCGGGAAACGTTCAACCAGCGAAGGGCGAGCTTCACTTCGCCATCTTTCCCCACCACCAGATGCATCACGGTCCGAGTGgctcaaacaaagcagaaagtgCAAATCGTGAACACACAAACCGTCTCCCGACTCACAATAAGACCACTCccacagaggggagaggagtTGGACAAGAGGATCCGACAACGCAAGGCAGGGTCAGGGTGGGTGTGTCGCCTCGCATTTTGTCACCCAAGAACCAGAACAGGACTCAGCACAAGCACAGACATCACAGCCGATGGGGGAACCACACGCGCAGCGAGAGCAATGGAAATAGATCAGGGACTAGTGCAGAAGGAGCAGGAGGGGATCACAGTCCTGCCCCACAACCCAAAACtccttctctcacacacaaacatggtcCAGCAGACCCCCCTGACACCCAACCGGTACACGTCGAGGTCCTCCCTCGCCCCTCCTCTGACCCTCTCCTCATTATCCTTCCACTTTTGGCCTGTTTGCTCCTCATCGTTATCCTAATCGTTTTGATTCTGGTGTTCCGACGACGCAAGGAGAAACAGGCCCGACAGcggctcctccagcagctcgCTGCGGGCACACAGCTCACACAGGACAGCCCTTGCCTGGGTCGGACTGAGAGAAGTGTGGCCATGCCCTCAGTGGTGGTCACTCCACTAGCCTCTGCAAGCTGCCCTACCTCCCCCAGGGTGCCCATAACCCCAAGAAGAAGGAGTCTGGCCCCTGGGATGACATTCTGGGGGCCCTTCGATGCCGAAGGAGCAGGTGATGATGGAAATGTTGGAGGTGATCTGATGAACAGTAAAGAAAGGTATAATATACCTCTTAGAACAGCAGTGCCAGCTGTCCAGGCAGGATATAAGACATCTTTGGGAACAGGGTCCCCTACTCCATCTCTTAAACGCTACCAGTACTGGGTTTGA
- the LOC109986292 gene encoding sorting nexin-18-like (The sequence of the model RefSeq protein was modified relative to this genomic sequence to represent the inferred CDS: added 14 bases not found in genome assembly) → MGKHGPEWQEDPYPFTCTIDDPTKQTKFKGMKSYMSYGLTPTHTNTQVNRRYKHFDWLYARLVERFPVISVPHLPEKQATGRFEEDFISKRRKGLMWWMNHMISHPVLAHCDVFQHFLTCGADEKAWKQGKRKAERDDLVGANFFLTISTPPVLLDLQEVESKIEGFKTFTKTMDENSVIVNANINEFARKQAVGFKKEYQKVGQSFKLLAQAFEIDQQAYSVGLNKAIADTGEAYEAIGEYFAEQPRQDLDPISDLLDIYRGHLANFPDIIHVQKGALTKVKDCPKKESELQDRCNIISCATLAEIQHFHRTRVRDFRLQMQHHLRQQISFFQKITAKLEDTLQRYDDDQ, encoded by the exons GCCAGAGTGGCAGGAGGATCCGTATCCTTTCACTTGCACCATTGACGACCCGACCAAGCAGACCAAGTTCAAGGGCATGAAGAGCTACATGTCCTATGGCTTGACCCCGACGCACACTAATACACAAGTTAACCGCAG GTATAAACACTTCGACTGGCTGTATGCTCGCCTTGTGGAGCGTTTCCCGGTCATCTCGGTACCCCACCTGCCGGAAAAGCAGGCCACCGGTCGATTCGAGGAGGACTTCATTTCAAAGCGGAGAAAGGGACTAATGTGGTGGATGAACCATATGATCAGCCACCCAGTGCTGGCACACTGTGACGTTTTCCAGCATTTCCTAACATGCGGGGCTGATGAGAAGGCCTGGAAACAGGGCAAGAGGAAGGCAGAGAGGGATGATCTGGTCGGGGCCAATTTCTTCCTCACAATTAG tacTCCCCCTGTCCTACTTGACCTCCAGGAAGTTGAGAGCAAGATTGAAGGATTCAAGACGTTCACAAAGACGATGGACGAGAACAGCGTCAtcgtgaacgcaaacatcaacgAGTTTGCTCGCAAGCAGGCGGTAGGGTTCAAAAAGGAGTACCAAAAGGTTGGACAGTCCTTCAAACTTCTGGCGCAGGCTTTTGAAATAGACCAGCAGGCGTACTCAGTAGGCCTGAACAAAGCCATCGCAGACACTGGTGAGGCGTACGAGGCCATTGGAGAGTATTTTGCTGAGCAGCCGCGCCAGGACCTGGATCCTATTTCTGACCTGCTGGACATCTACAGAGGACACCTGGCCAATTTTCCTGACATCATCCATGTACAGaaag GTGCACTGACCAAGGTGAAAGACTGTCCGAAGAAGGAAAGTGAGCTCCAAGACCGCTGCAACATCATTTCCTGCGCCACGCTGGCCGAGATACAGCACTTCCACCGCACACGTGTACGGGACTTCCGCTTGCAAATGCAGCACCACCTCCGTCAGCAGATCAGCTTCTTCCAGAAGATCACAGCCAAGCTGGAGGACACCCTTCAGAGGTATGACGATGACCAGTAG